The sequence AGGAGAGGCTCTCACGTGAGAGACAAGCATCCCGAAGAGACCGAGCACGCGCAGCTGTCCCGGCGCAAGCTGGTCAAGTACGCGGGCGTCGGCGCGACGCTGGCCGCGGCCAGCCCACTGGTCGGCGCCGGTGCGGCGTGGGCCGACGAGGACCGCCGGCCGGGTGACGACGACAAGACCGACCGGGGTAACTCCAGGAACCGGACGTGGCGCGCGGGCGACCACCACATCCACTCCGAGTACAGCGGCGAGTTCGACACCACGAAGTCCCCGATCGTCTTCCACAAGGGCGCGGACGCGGTCTACCCGATCGTCACCAACGCCATCATGGCGAAGAACTTCGGTCTGACCTGGGCGATGTGCACCGACCACGGTGGACCCACCCACTCGAAGGTGAACATCGAGCAGGCGTACCCCGACCTGCTGCGCTCCCGCAAGCTGGTCCCCGAGGTGCTCCAGTTCTGGGGCATGGAGTTCGACGCGCCCTCGCTGGACCACCACACGCTGATGATCCCGCGCCACGACGACGAGGCGAAGCAGCTCTTCGAGCTGGAAAGCCGGTTCGCCAAGTACGACGCATTCCCCACCGACCCGGCCCGCGACACCGAGGCCAAGATGGTGGAGTTCCTCAAGGTCGCCCGGGGCATGCCGCACAAGCCGCTGGTGATCGCCCACCACGCGTCGCGTTCGGCGCCCGGTCTCGGCGTCTACGGTCAGGACACCCCGCGCGAGTTCCGCAACGGCAACAACGCCGCGCCGGACGTCTACATCGGCTTCGAGGGAGCGCCCGGCCACCAGGCCGGCCCGCTCAACGGTGGCAAGCGGGGCGGGTACGGAAACCACCCCACCTACGGTGGCTTCGACCAGATGACCGCTCGGGTCGGCGGCCTGTGGGACTCACTGCTCGGCGAGGGCCGGCGCTGGTGGATCACCGCGACCTCGGACTCGCACGTGCACTGGACCCGCGGCGGCTCGGACTTCTGGCCGGGCGAGTACAGCAAGACGTACGTGCACGCCCGCCAGGACTACGGCGACATCATGGACGGCCTGCGCAACGGCCGGATCTGGGTCACCACCGGCGACCTGATCCGCAGCCTCGACGTCACCGCCACCTCTCAGGGCAGGACCGCCGAGGTGGGCGAGACGATCACGGTGAGCCGTCGTAGCCGTACCGATGTCGAGATCGAGATCACGTTCCGCCCGCTCGGCGGGGTGAACGCGAACGGCGACCGGCCCGAGGTCCGCCGGGTCGACCTGATCGTCGGCCAGATCACCGGCCCGAGCGCCAGCCTGGACGCCGACACCAACCCCACCACCAAGGTGGCGGCCCGGTTCGGCCCGCGGGACTGGCGTCGGCACGGCGACAGCTACGTCATCCGGCACACCCTGCGCAATGTCGAGGCGGACACCTACGCGCGGGTGCGCGGCACCAGCACCGACGAGGCCGAGCCGCTCGCCGACGGGCTGGAGAGCCCGTGGGACGACCTGTGGTTCTACTCGAACCCGGTCTTCGTGCACGTGCGCTGACCGAGCGCGACAGCGACATCGCGGGCCTGTCCGGCACCGCTCGACGGACGACGTCGGGCGCAGCGGGGCGGGCCCGCCCGGTCGTATCCGGTCACTCGGGGCTGCGGCGGCGGGCCCGGGGGGTGGTGGTTCGCCCGCTGCGCACCGCCGCGGCTCCGGTCCGGCGGGCCGCGGGCGTGGGGTCGGCCTGCACCTGTGTCACCACCTCGCAGAGGTCGCGCAGTGGGTCCATCGCCTGGGCCGAGCAGGCGACCTTCTGCAGCAGTGACCGCAGCGTCGCCGACTCGGTCGGCGTGAGCGCCCCCAGCAGGTGCGACTCGACCTGCCGCAGTGCCAACCGCCGCTGGTCCCAGGCGGCACGACCGGCGTCGGTGACCTCGATCAGCCGGTTGCGCCGGTCGGCCGGATCCGCGCGCCGGACGACGAACCCGGGCCGCTCCAGGTCGTCGATCAGGTACGTGAGGACGGTGCGGTCGATGCCGATCTCCTCGGCGATCGCGCCCTGGTTTCGGGCCGGCCCGTTGCTGGCCGCGGTGAGCAGTTGGTAGCCGCGCGGGCCACCGGGAAAGTCGGTGAGCGCGTGCTCGGCCGCCCGGATGTAGCCGCGGAAGACGATCCCGAGCATCCAGCCCAGGTCGTCGTCGAGCGGATCGGGCCGGTCCGGCCGGCGAGTGGCACCCGTCATCCCCCGACAATACCGCAGTCAAGCAGACCTTGTTGGCACAAGATGTTCTGTGTGGCATAAGGTTAAGGCCACGACGCATCACCCGAGGCGTCGGGTGAATCGGGAGGCTCGCAGATGAGCGACTACGGCCACGACCTGGTCTTCGGATCCTTCGTCACGCCCAGCGCTGGCAATCCGGACCGCACTGTCGGCGTCGCTGTCCTGGCCGAGCAGGTCGGGCTGGACCTGGTCACCTTCCAGGATCACCCGTACCAGCCGGCGTTCCTCGACACCTGGACGCTGCTGAGCTTCGTGGCGGCCCGCACCAGCCGGGTGCACCTGGCGGCGAACGTGACGAACCTGCCACTGCGCCCGCCGGCGGTGCTCGCCCGCAGCGTGGCCAGCCTGGATCTGCTCAGCGGTGGCCGGATCAGCCTCGGCCTCGGAGCGGGGGCGTTCTGGGATGCCATCGAGGCGATGGGCGGCCGACGG comes from Micromonospora vinacea and encodes:
- a CDS encoding phosphoesterase, with the protein product MRDKHPEETEHAQLSRRKLVKYAGVGATLAAASPLVGAGAAWADEDRRPGDDDKTDRGNSRNRTWRAGDHHIHSEYSGEFDTTKSPIVFHKGADAVYPIVTNAIMAKNFGLTWAMCTDHGGPTHSKVNIEQAYPDLLRSRKLVPEVLQFWGMEFDAPSLDHHTLMIPRHDDEAKQLFELESRFAKYDAFPTDPARDTEAKMVEFLKVARGMPHKPLVIAHHASRSAPGLGVYGQDTPREFRNGNNAAPDVYIGFEGAPGHQAGPLNGGKRGGYGNHPTYGGFDQMTARVGGLWDSLLGEGRRWWITATSDSHVHWTRGGSDFWPGEYSKTYVHARQDYGDIMDGLRNGRIWVTTGDLIRSLDVTATSQGRTAEVGETITVSRRSRTDVEIEITFRPLGGVNANGDRPEVRRVDLIVGQITGPSASLDADTNPTTKVAARFGPRDWRRHGDSYVIRHTLRNVEADTYARVRGTSTDEAEPLADGLESPWDDLWFYSNPVFVHVR
- a CDS encoding MarR family winged helix-turn-helix transcriptional regulator, coding for MTGATRRPDRPDPLDDDLGWMLGIVFRGYIRAAEHALTDFPGGPRGYQLLTAASNGPARNQGAIAEEIGIDRTVLTYLIDDLERPGFVVRRADPADRRNRLIEVTDAGRAAWDQRRLALRQVESHLLGALTPTESATLRSLLQKVACSAQAMDPLRDLCEVVTQVQADPTPAARRTGAAAVRSGRTTTPRARRRSPE